The following proteins are encoded in a genomic region of Brachypodium distachyon strain Bd21 chromosome 1, Brachypodium_distachyon_v3.0, whole genome shotgun sequence:
- the LOC112270112 gene encoding uncharacterized protein LOC112270112 — translation MGLFVKMKSYMLESKQKESRTSVPLASRQSHQLQRVIEENGELKVANQGLVQKLELHDRLILEILKDMDKEPPAWLGTNLLPTPQGTPISSRVVSQGAQSNIGGDLEGLEVMAHKDGGANMVDEESNHDLVAEQTDGNNSNNRSCGGTKGSNNPVQSPDK, via the exons ATGGGGCTGTTTGTAAAGATGAAATCATATATGCTTGAAAGCAAGCAAAAAGAATCCAGAACGTCGGTTCCTTTGGCATCTCGACAAAGCCATCAACTCCAGCGTGTAATTGAAGAAAATGGGGAGCTGAAGGTTGCCAATCAGGGCCTAGTGCAAAAACTAGAGTTGCATGATCGACTCATATTG GAAATCTTAAAGGACATGGACAAAGAACCACCGGCTTGGCTTGGAACCAATTTGCTTCCAACACCACAA GGAACTCCGATCTCATCTCGTGTCGTATCCCAAGGTGCCCAAAGCAACATTGGTGGTGACTTGGAAGGCTTGGAAGTGATGGCTCACAAGGATGGCGGTGCCAACATGGTTGACGAGGAAAGCAACCATGACTTGGTGGCTGAGCAAACCGAtggcaacaacagcaacaacagaTCGTGTGGGGGGACTAAAGGCTCCAACAACCCGGTCCAGAGTCCTGACAAGTGA
- the LOC100825477 gene encoding LOW QUALITY PROTEIN: uncharacterized protein LOC100825477 (The sequence of the model RefSeq protein was modified relative to this genomic sequence to represent the inferred CDS: deleted 2 bases in 1 codon) — protein MECNKAAALRLRELAERKFESMDLKGAKKWALKAQALFPGIEGIDQMITTFDIYLASEVKIAGEKDWYSVLSVDTSADDKTIKKQYRKLLLQIHPDKNKSVGALGAFLKVTDAYSVLSDKTKKVLYDRKRKLGIFRPKTSRSTKARAAPGAVHQTFEKVKRKREEKQAATGRENAVQKKRKPRQKQSNMSHSVNLGTSDVACGKKMRSVGKDAGDNSFRMPDGCVSFSTSSGSSQFQHVYGGSNGKQRARTHMSKTFSNAEMRRIMIDKTKNDLMEKLKEIKSKTVEVVVDGKASNKQIVKEHVEANKTFADYSNANEEDGPSSYIVADPHFHDFDKDRTERSFQSDQIWALYDEEDGMPRYYAFIREPISSSPFNIKISFLTSRANTEFGSLNWVSSGFKKTCGNFRIGRCETREVFNIFSHQIKWEKGPSGIIKIYPRKGDIWAVYRNCSPDWNGDTPDNVIRIYDLAEVLTDYDQDCSITVLPLIKIKGYRTIFQRHQDLNVIKRIPKDEMFRFSHQVPFVRMSAEEATNVPKDSYEVDPAAISEELLQEITKTVEEGKDMLGEEAPNTPKL, from the exons ATGGAATGCAACAAGGCTGCGGCACTTAGGTTGAGGGAGCTTGCAGAGAGGAAGTTTGAAAGCATGGACCTGAAGGGTGCCAAGAAGTGGGCCCTCAAGGCACAGGCTCTCTTTCCAGGGATTGAAGGCATTGATCAAATGATTACCACCTTTGATATTTACCTTGCTTCAGAGGTAAAGATTGCCGGGGAGAAGGACTGGTACTCTGTCCTTTCTGTGGACACATCGGCAGATGACAAGACTATAAAGAAGCAGTACAGGAAGTTGCTTCTTCAGATTCACCCCGACAAGAATAAGTCAGTTGGTGCTCTCGGTGCTTTCCTAAAAGTCACAGATGCATATAGTGTGCTGTCTGATAAAACCAAGAAAGTGTTGTATGACCGGAAGAGGAAGTTAGGGATATTCCGGCCGAAGACATCTCGATCAACTAAGGCAAGGGCAGCTCCTGGTGCTGTCCATCAGACATTTGAGAAAGTTAAGagaaagagggaggagaaACAAGCAGCAACAGGAAGGGAAAATGCTGTTCAGAAGAAGCGCAAGCCTCGACAAAAACAATCAAATATGTCACACTCTGTTAACCTTGGAACAAGTGATGTTGCATGTGGAAAGAAGATGAGAAGTGTGGGTAAAGATGCAGGGGACAATTCTTTTAGAATGCCAGATGGATGCGTTTCATTTTCCACCAGCAGCGGATCCTCTCAGTTTCAACATGTTTATGGTGGGTCCAATGGGAAACAAAGAGCTCGTACTCACATGAGCAAGACCTTTTCTAATGCTGAAATGAGAAGAATTATGATTGACAAGACGAAGAACGATTTGATGGAGAAGCTAAAGGAGATTAAAAGTAAAACAGTCGAAGTTGTAGTTGATGGAAAAGCGAGCAACAAGCAAATAGTTAAAGAACATGTTGAGGCTAATAAAACTTTTGCA GATTATTCTAATGCAAATGAAGAAGATGGCCCATCCTCTTATATTGTTGCTGATCCTCATTTCCATGATTTTGATAAGGATCGTACAGAGAGATCTTTTCAGAGTGATCAAATATGGGCTTTAtatgatgaagaagatggtATGCCTCGCTATTATGCATTTATTCGGGAACCTATCTCCTCTAGTCCATTTAATATCAAAATTAGCTTTCTTACCTCAAGGGCAAATACTGAATTTGGGTCTTTAAATTGGGTTTCATCTGGCTTCAAAAAGACATGTGGTAATTTCAGGATCGGTAGATGCGAAACCCGTGAAGTATTTAACATATTCTCTCATCAGATTAAATGGGAGAAAGGTCCAAGTGGGATAATCAAAATTTATCCACGGAAAGGCGACATCTGGGCAGTGTACCGGAATTGCTCACCTGACTGGAATGGAGATACTCCAGATAATGTGATTCGTATTTATGATCTTGCTGAGGTACTGACTGATTATGATCAAGACTGCAGCATTACTGTCCTTCCCTTGATAAAGATAAAAGGGTATAGAACAATTTTTCAGCGTCATCAGGATCTGAATGTCATCAAGAGGATTCCGAAAGATGAGATGTTCCGGTTTTCACACCAGGTTCCTTTTGTTAGGATGTCAGCGGAAGAAGCTACAAATGTGCCCAAAGATAGCTATGAGGTAGACCCTGCTGCCATTTCTGAAGAACTTCTTCAGGAGATCACAAAAACAGTGGAGGAGGGGAAGGATATGCTAGGGGAAGAAGCTCCCAATACCCCCAAATTGTAG
- the LOC100840245 gene encoding dual specificity protein kinase shkD, with product MDWIEQVNICDLIPPKNLPTPAPFSVISSTKGSCKRFPQDYDAGPMKIKLICNFGGRFLPRPSDGELRYIGGDRHLIKIRRDISWQELICKTTKLIRRAHTIKYHLPGEQVSMLISITSDDDLRHMVDECTVLERTKEMVTMYLFSGKDDERHVHFVVQSSSDVEKEAQFIALINGLVRPGNELRTQRMDRSSVQDLDQLMPGLSLLGLPTARTEEASMYIKSKPSQSITVPLKTASGQSEKRVANQDYRAQGNEGNMISAATNASKAYLGASVPCETTLRQQQGGGLSVSRHQQQSVTESSGKSHQATGAQETRSSPRNQLPTPSDNSSVKKTQPSDSNNRNPMPHTSPPVHFKKPASLSRGPQKTVNQQGSSDENKLKSRTHGTQEEDMFHSAEHPARKNSKVEICEPNHESGTPGCNLHYVEKSVVTNSILKQQPAVPCVFTALDTAINLQPNILARASSERIQERPSSPRPDENAPKITRFRSVGTDGVNPQTGIPSQEEDKDNNTSLPISEPEVLDTKGSEPRPANAVLVRDLISNVQIISNEDLEDLREMGSGAFGTVFHGKWRGTDVAIKRIKNSCFSHPSSQADKLITEFWREAAIISKLHHPNILALYGIVKNGPGGTLGTVTEFMVNGSLKKVLSRKDKYLDWRKRILVAMDAAIGMEYLHSKDIVHFDLKCDNLLVNIKDPSRPICKVADFGLSKMKQATLVSGGMRGTLPWMAPELLTMSGTKVSEKVDVYSFGVVMWEILTGEDPYDGMHYGGVIGGILSNTLRPPVPTSCKPEWRKLMEQCWSTEPGRRPSFSEVATGLRGMLQANKCESLC from the exons ATGGACTGGATTGAACAAGTTAATATTTGTGATCTGATACCACCAAAGAATCTGCCAACACCTGCTCCATTCAGTGTCATCAGCAGCACCAAAGGATCATGCAAACGTTTCCCTCAGGATTACGATGCTGGACCAATGAAGATAAAGCTTATTTGCAACTTTGGTGGCAGGTTCCTCCCAAGGCCAAGCGATGGTGAGCTTCGGTACATTGGGGGCGACAGGCATCTGATTAAAATCCGCCGGGACATCTCTTGGCAAGAGTTGATCTGCAAGACAACAAAGCTGATAAGGCGAGCTCACACGATAAAGTACCACCTCCCAGGGGAGCAAGTGAGCATGCTCATTTCCATCACATCTGATGATGACCTCAGGCATATGGTTGACGAGTGCACCGTGCTAGAAAGAACGAAAGAGATGGTGACCATGTACCTCTTCTCAGGAAAAGACGATGAGCGGCATGTGCATTTCGTTGTACAAAGCTCATCCGATGTAGAAAAGGAAGCACAGTTCATTGCTCTTATCAATGGGCTCGTCAGACCAGGTAATGAATTGAGAACACAGAGAATGGATAGATCCTCAGTCCAGGACCTAGACCAGCTGATGCCTGGCTTAAGTCTGTTAGGATTGCCGACAGCCAGAACAGAGGAAGCTTCAATGTACATCAAAAGTAAGCCTTCACAGAGTATCACAGTACCGCTAAAGACAGCAAGTGGTCAGTCAGAAAAACGGGTGGCTAACCAAGATTACAGGGCACAAGGGAATGAAGGTAACATGATCTCTGCAGCTACAAATGCGAGTAAAGCTTACCTTGGTGCATCTGTGCCTTGTGAAACCACACTTAGGCAACAGCAAGGTGGTGGTCTCTCTGTTTCAAGGCATCAGCAACAGAGTGTCACTGAAAGTTCTGGAAAGAGCCATCAAGCTACAGGAGCACAAGAAACCCGATCATCACCAAGGAACCAGTTGCCGACACCATCAGACAACAGCAGTGTGAAGAAGACACAGCCATCGGATTCAAACAACAGAAACCCAATGCCACATACAAGTCCACCTGTGCATTTCAAAAAGCCTGCGTCTTTATCAAGGGGTCCCCAGAAAACAGTGAACCAGCAAGGCTCCTCTGATGAGAACAAGTTAAAATCAAGAACGCATGGCACCCAAGAAGAAGATATGTTTCATTCAGCAGAACACCCGGCAAGGAAGAACAGCAAGGTAGAGATCTGTGAACCTAATCATGAATCTGGCACCCCAGGTTGCAACTTGCACTACGTGGAGAAGTCCGTTGTAACCAATAGCATCCTGAAGCAACAGCCTGCGGTTCCTTGTGTTTTTACAGCTTTGGACACGGCAATAAATCTGCAACCAAATATTCTAGCGCGTGCGTCAAGTGAGAGAATACAGGAACGACCCAGTAGTCCAAGACCAGATGAAAATGCACCAAAAATCACTCGATTCCGTTCAGTTGGTACTGATGGTGTTAATCCTCAGACTGGAATTccatcacaagaagaagacaaagatAATAACACTTCACTGCCAATCTCAGAGCCCGAG GTACTTGACACCAAGGGCAGTGAACCTCGGCCTGCAAATGCAGTGCTGGTCAGAGATCTTATAAGTAATGTCCAG ATAATAAGCAATGAGGACCTTGAAGATCTCCGTGAGATGGGCTCTGGAGCATTTGGGACTGTTTTTCATGGAAAATGGAGGGGAACAGATGTTGCCATTAAACGGATAAAGAACAGTTGTTTTTCGCACCCATCATCTCAAGCAGATAAACTG ATAACAGAATTTTGGAGAGAGGCAGCTATAATCTCAAAACTTCACCACCcaaatattttggcactttACGGGATTGTAAAGAATGGGCCAGGGGGCACATTAGGTACTGTAACAGAATTCATGGTCAATGGATCCCTAAAGAAAGTCCTCAGTCGCAAAGACAAATATCTGGATTGGCGCAAGCGGATACTGGTTGCAATGGATGCGGCCATTGGCATGGAATACTTGCACTCCAAGGACATTGTCCACTTTGATCTGAAATGTGATAACCTGCTAGTGAATATTAAGGATCCCTCTCGTCCCATATGCAAG GTTGCCGATTTTGGTTTATCAAAGATGAAACAAGCCACCCTTGTTTCTGGTGGAATGAGAGGAACTCTTCCATGGATGGCTCCAGAATTGCTGACAATGAGCGGCACTAAAGTTTCCGAAAAG GTTGATGTCTATTCTTTTGGCGTTGTGATGTGGGAAATTCTCACTGGTGAGGATCCATACGATGGGATGCACTATGGAGGAGTCATAG GGGGGATTTTGAGCAACACACTGAGGCCACCAGTGCCAACTTCGTGTAAGCCAGAATGGAGGAAACTGATGGAGCAATGCTGGTCAACCGAACCTGGGCGAAGACCTTCTTTCTCTGAAGTTGCAACTGGTCTCCGCGGCATGCTGCAAGCAAACAAATGCGAATCTCTGTGTTGA